Proteins encoded in a region of the Phoenix dactylifera cultivar Barhee BC4 chromosome 3, palm_55x_up_171113_PBpolish2nd_filt_p, whole genome shotgun sequence genome:
- the LOC103703705 gene encoding pectinesterase inhibitor 6-like, with amino-acid sequence MATLPLSPLLFFVTISSHLASSTAASAHYLEAACNVTRHRALCMRSLESFSHSAAWKQKNPSWWARGAVAVTLTEANDIGRYLAKMKHGGRTRGGRAGRAMADCVECFGDAVAELRSSLGELRRLERGTFEYQMSNVETWVSAALTNQDTCLDGFGGYKGKEVGEVKAKVLNATYLTSNALALVNNLASSGAWRN; translated from the coding sequence ATGGCCACCCtacccctctcccctctccttttcTTCGTCACCATCTCATCTCACCTCGCCTCCTCAACTGCCGCCAGCGCCCACTACCTCGAGGCTGCATGCAACGTGACGCGGCACCGCGCCCTCTGCATGCGCTCTCTCGAATCCTTCTCCCACTCAGCAGCCTGGAAGCAGAAGAACCCGTCCTGGTGGGCGCGCGGGGCGGTCGCCGTCACGCTGACCGAGGCCAACGACATCGGCCGCTACCTCGCAAAGATGAAGCATGGCGGAAGGACGCGAGGGGGGAGGGCCGGAAGGGCGATGGCGGACTGCGTCGAGTGCTTCGGGGATGCAGTGGCGGAGCTCCGCAGCTCTCTCGGGGAGCTCCGGCGGCTGGAGAGGGGGACGTTCGAGTACCAGATGAGTAACGTGGAGACCTGGGTCAGCGCAGCGCTCACCAACCAGGATACTTGTCTTGATGGGTTTGGTGGGTACAAGGGGAAGGAGGTGGGGGAGGTGAAGGCTAAGGTCCTGAATGCTACGTATCTCACTAGCAATGCATTGGCTCTGGTTAATAACCTGGCGTCTTCTGGAGCCTGGAGGAATTAG